The Gadus macrocephalus chromosome 13, ASM3116895v1 genome includes a window with the following:
- the cenps gene encoding centromere protein S encodes MANDDDINLRLRAAVHYTTGRMCLDIGRNQGKEFSPQAIAAIAETTFRQCDVFAKDLEAFARHAKRSTVTSDDVKLLARRSTALAKFIQKKNDLLIKEPKHLRKSTGKDNKDQDSNAAPDL; translated from the exons ATGGCCAACGACGATGACATAAATCTG AGGCTACGGGCAGCTGTACACTACACGACGGGACGGATGTGTCTAGACATTGGAAGAAATCAGGGCAAGGAGTTCAGTCCACAAGCGATAGCAGCCATAGCCGAAACAACATTCAGACAGTGTG ATGTATTTGCAAAAGACTTGGAAGCCTTTGCCAG GCATGCCAAGAGAAGCACCGTGACGTCAGACGATGTAAAGCTCTTGGCTCGAAGAAGCACGGCACTG GCCAAATTCATACAAAAgaagaatgatttattgataAAGGAGCCAAAACATTTGAGGAAAAGCACTGGGAAGGATAACAAGGACCAAGACAGCAATGCTGCACCAGATCTCTAA
- the tardbpb gene encoding TAR DNA-binding protein 43 — protein sequence MAEIYIRVAEEENEEPMEIPSEDDGTVLLSTVSAQFPGACGLRFRSPVSQCMRGVRLVEGLLHAPETGWGNLVYVVNYPKDNKRKMEEIDASSAVKMKRGDMKTSDLIVLGLPWKTSEQDLKDYFGTFGEVIMVQVKRDAKTGNSKGFGFVRFTEYEVQDKVVAQRHMIDGRWCDCKLPNSKQGPDEPMRCRKVFVGRCTEDMTTDDLRQFFIQYGEVTDVFIPKPFRAFAFVTFADDQVAASLCGEDLIVKGVSVHISNAEPKHGNRMNDRAGRFGNGFGAQSFGSSRSGLGGSSTNSNLANFGSFSLSPAMMAAAQAALQSSWGMMGMLASQQGQPSTTGSTSTGTASSRDQSQTFSTGNSNYGTSSASLGWGTGSNSTTSGSGFSTGFGSGMESKSSGWGM from the exons ATGGCGGAAATTTACATTCGTGTAGCCGAAGAGGAGAATGAGGAGCCCATGGAGATCCCATCTGAGGACGACGGTACCGTTTTGCTCTCAACGGTGTCAGCTCAATTTCCTGGGGCCTGCGGCCTCCGGTTCCGCAGCCCGGTGTCCCAGTGCATGCGAGGCGTCCGCCTGGTGGAGGGGCTCCTCCACGCACCGGAGACTGGATGGGGAAATTTGGTCTATGTGGTCAACTACCCCAAAG ATAACAAAAGAAAGATGGAGGAAATCGATGCTTCGTCTGCCGTGAAGATGAAGCGAGGTGACATGAAGACATCTGACTTGATTGTTCTCGGCTTGCCATGGAAAACATCCGAACAGGATTTGAAGGATTACTTCGGTACTTTTGGAGAAGTAATCATGGTCCAG GTAAAACGTGATGCCAAGACTGGAAACtcgaaaggttttggctttgtGAGATTCACAGAATATGAAGTCCAAGATAAGGTCGTCGCACAGCGACACATGATTGATGGGAGATGGTGTGACTGCAAACTCCCAAACtcaaag CAAGGCCCTGATGAGCCCATGAGATGCCGTAAGGTGTTTGTTGGTCGATGCACAGAGGACATGACCACCGACGACCTCCGGCAGTTCTTCATACAGTATGGTGAAGTGACTGATGTCTTCATCCCAAAGCCCTTCCGTGCTTTTGCATTCGTCACCTTTGCAGATGATCAG GTGGCCGCCTCTCTTTGCGGAGAGGACCTTATTGTTAAAGGGGTCAGCGTACATATTTCAAATGCTGAGCCCAAACATGGCAATAGGATGAACGACCGCGCAGGCCGTTTTGGGAACGGTTTTGGAGCTCAGAGCTTTGGGAGCAGTCGTAGTGGGTTGGGCGGCAGCAGCACGAATAGCAATCTAGCCAATTTTGGTTCCTTTAGCTTAAGTCCAGCCATGATGGCTGCAGCACAGGCTGCCCTGCAGAGTAGCTGGGGGATGATGGGCATGCTAGCTAGCCAACAAGGGCAGCCCTCAACCACAGGCAGCACCTCCACTGGTACAGCCTCCAGCCGGGACCAGAGTCAGACCTTTAGTACAGGCAACAGCAATTATGGCACTAGCTCAGCCAGCCTGGGCTGGGGCACCGGGTCAAACTCGACCACCAGTGGTAGTGGCTTTAGCACAGGATTTGGGTCCGGTATGGAATCCAAGTCTTCTGGTTGGGGTATGTAA